Proteins co-encoded in one Streptomyces roseochromogenus subsp. oscitans DS 12.976 genomic window:
- a CDS encoding flavin-containing monooxygenase: MAEVVVIGAGLSGVAAVIALRRAGVDDIVVLEKSGRLGGTWRDNTYPGCGCDVPSMLYEYSFAPNPWSRCFAGRSEILDYIETTAATHEVDRVIRYNAEVLTARWDPAVHRWHLETTSGTYSARAVIVATGPWHRPRLPDLPGLDAFTGTAFHSARWNHDADLTGRRVAVVGTGASTVQFLPEIQPKAAHVDVFQSTPQWVLPKPDYPLSPGLHRFLRSYPAARRALRGMHHWTQEAIGLPLRHPRLLRPLEAAARLHLRASVPDRTLRHALTPAYRFGGRRLITSSTYYPALTRPNVRLRPTRVTAVEGSHVIGADGTRTRADVIVLATGYHIGDIPLADRLYGTDGTTLARTWADNRRAYLGTSVSGYPNLFLLIGPNLLTGTTAVPTVVEAQLRYITSALTRLRSSGCAALDVRPEAEEAHQQALHGALRTTVYNTGGGSGYYFGVPGVNTFCWPWSTGSLVKRLHAFAPDAYTWTPPASALPHPRTVNGRRLV; the protein is encoded by the coding sequence GTGGCTGAAGTCGTCGTCATCGGAGCCGGGCTCTCCGGTGTGGCTGCCGTGATCGCACTGCGCCGGGCCGGGGTCGATGACATCGTGGTACTGGAGAAGTCCGGTCGTCTCGGGGGGACTTGGCGCGACAACACCTATCCCGGCTGCGGATGCGACGTGCCGTCCATGCTGTACGAGTACTCCTTCGCCCCCAACCCCTGGAGCCGGTGCTTCGCCGGCCGCTCCGAGATTCTCGACTACATCGAGACCACCGCGGCGACGCACGAGGTGGACCGGGTCATCCGCTACAACGCCGAGGTGCTGACCGCCCGTTGGGACCCGGCCGTGCACCGCTGGCACCTGGAGACCACCTCGGGCACGTACTCGGCCCGTGCCGTGATCGTCGCCACCGGCCCCTGGCATCGGCCCCGCCTCCCCGACCTCCCCGGCCTCGACGCCTTCACCGGCACCGCCTTCCACTCCGCCCGCTGGAACCATGACGCCGACCTGACCGGACGCCGTGTCGCCGTGGTGGGCACCGGAGCGTCCACGGTCCAGTTCCTGCCCGAGATCCAGCCGAAGGCGGCGCACGTGGACGTCTTCCAGAGCACACCGCAGTGGGTACTTCCGAAACCCGACTACCCTCTCTCTCCGGGCCTCCACCGCTTCCTCAGGAGCTACCCGGCAGCACGCCGTGCACTGCGCGGGATGCACCACTGGACCCAGGAAGCCATCGGCTTACCCCTGCGCCACCCCCGCCTGCTGCGGCCCCTGGAAGCCGCGGCCCGCCTCCACCTGCGCGCCTCCGTACCGGACCGCACCCTGCGTCACGCCCTCACTCCCGCCTATCGCTTCGGCGGCCGCCGCCTGATCACCTCCAGCACGTACTACCCCGCCCTCACCCGGCCCAACGTGCGGCTGCGGCCCACCCGCGTGACCGCCGTGGAGGGTTCCCACGTCATCGGCGCCGACGGCACCCGCACCCGCGCCGACGTCATCGTGCTCGCCACCGGATACCACATCGGCGACATCCCGCTCGCCGACCGCCTGTACGGCACCGACGGCACCACACTGGCCCGGACCTGGGCCGACAACCGGCGGGCCTACCTGGGCACCAGCGTCAGCGGATACCCCAACCTCTTCCTCCTCATCGGCCCGAACCTGCTCACCGGCACCACCGCCGTCCCCACCGTCGTCGAAGCCCAGCTCCGCTACATCACCTCCGCCCTCACCCGCCTGCGCAGCAGCGGGTGTGCCGCGCTGGACGTCAGGCCGGAGGCCGAGGAAGCCCACCAGCAGGCCCTGCACGGGGCGCTGCGCACCACCGTCTACAACACCGGCGGCGGAAGCGGCTACTACTTCGGTGTCCCGGGCGTCAACACCTTCTGCTGGCCCTGGTCGACCGGCAGCCTCGTCAAGCGTCTGCACGCCTTCGCCCCGGACGCCTACACCTGGACGCCACCGGCCTCCGCGCTGCCGCATCCACGAACGGTGAACGGCCGGCGCCTGGTCTGA
- a CDS encoding Rieske 2Fe-2S domain-containing protein, which produces MTIRDELPYPSGWFWLARSRELAPGTVLTRRFMGDDIVLYRTRDGRPRAVDPYCPHLGAHLGAGGTVHGQNLVCPFHHFAFAPDGTCVATPDGPPPRARLRHHTLRERNGFVLVWYAPEGAPPTWEVPATAQAGVVPTAAWSTQVRTYAQEIIENSLDYRHLPVLHHVTVRELDPPTPEGPLLHTRLRLGPDRPAALKQRIQADHSLLMAGLGCLRVELPLPSLGLISYLWAMHTPSGPRRTHMLVATACADLRKRDAASASLPRRALHRAFARAMLTTAVSKVRQDLTIWNAKRYEPRPRLAASDETIGLFRHWARQFYPSP; this is translated from the coding sequence ATGACGATAAGGGATGAACTCCCCTACCCCAGTGGCTGGTTCTGGCTGGCCCGCTCGCGCGAGCTCGCCCCCGGCACCGTCCTGACCCGCCGCTTCATGGGCGACGACATCGTCCTCTACCGCACCCGCGACGGCCGGCCCCGCGCGGTGGATCCCTACTGTCCGCACCTCGGCGCTCATCTCGGGGCGGGCGGCACCGTGCACGGCCAGAATCTGGTGTGCCCCTTCCACCACTTCGCCTTCGCCCCCGACGGCACCTGCGTCGCCACGCCCGACGGCCCCCCGCCGCGCGCCCGCCTGCGCCACCACACCCTCCGCGAGCGCAACGGCTTCGTCCTCGTCTGGTACGCGCCGGAGGGCGCCCCACCCACCTGGGAAGTCCCCGCCACCGCCCAAGCCGGAGTCGTTCCGACGGCCGCATGGAGCACACAGGTCCGCACCTACGCCCAGGAGATCATCGAGAACAGCCTCGACTACCGGCATCTGCCCGTCCTGCACCACGTGACCGTACGAGAGCTCGACCCGCCGACGCCCGAAGGCCCCCTCCTGCACACGCGGCTGCGCCTCGGGCCGGACCGGCCTGCGGCCCTGAAGCAGCGGATCCAGGCCGACCACTCGTTGCTCATGGCGGGCCTGGGATGCCTCCGCGTCGAGCTTCCGCTCCCCTCGCTCGGACTCATCAGCTACCTGTGGGCCATGCACACACCGAGCGGGCCCCGGCGCACCCACATGCTGGTCGCGACGGCCTGTGCGGACCTCCGCAAGCGGGACGCCGCCTCCGCGTCGCTGCCCCGGCGGGCCCTGCACCGGGCCTTCGCACGCGCGATGCTGACGACCGCGGTCAGCAAGGTCCGCCAGGACCTCACGATCTGGAACGCCAAACGCTACGAGCCGCGCCCCCGCCTCGCCGCTAGCGACGAGACCATCGGCCTCTTCCGCCACTGGGCCCGCCAGTTCTACCCCTCGCCCTGA
- a CDS encoding TetR/AcrR family transcriptional regulator, with product MARAGLTADRVVAAAAELADEAGFDNVTLTALARRFGVKDASLYSHVRGLADLRTRLALHAGGELIDRIAVAVAGRAGKDALAAFAGAYRAYALEHPGRYAATQIRIDQSLLAGSPEMRRTAEITYGMLRAYGLEEPDLTDAVRLLRSAFHGYCALESAGGFGADRDVQASWDKAIDALHLTLTHWPRETEEDVD from the coding sequence ATGGCCCGAGCGGGTCTCACCGCGGACCGTGTTGTCGCGGCCGCCGCCGAGCTCGCCGACGAGGCGGGGTTCGACAACGTCACCCTGACCGCGCTGGCCCGCCGCTTCGGGGTGAAGGACGCCAGTCTGTACTCGCATGTCCGGGGCCTCGCCGACCTGCGCACCCGGCTCGCGCTGCACGCGGGCGGTGAGCTGATCGACCGGATCGCGGTGGCCGTGGCCGGCCGCGCGGGCAAGGACGCGCTGGCCGCCTTCGCCGGTGCCTACCGCGCCTACGCCCTGGAGCACCCCGGCCGCTACGCGGCCACCCAGATCCGTATCGACCAGTCCCTGCTCGCCGGCTCCCCCGAGATGCGCCGCACCGCCGAGATCACCTACGGCATGCTGCGCGCCTACGGCCTGGAGGAACCCGACCTCACCGACGCCGTACGCCTGCTGCGCAGCGCCTTCCACGGCTACTGCGCCCTGGAGTCGGCCGGCGGCTTCGGCGCGGACCGGGACGTACAGGCCTCCTGGGACAAGGCGATCGACGCCCTGCACCTGACCCTCACCCACTGGCCCCGGGAGACGGAGGAAGACGTTGACTGA
- a CDS encoding alpha/beta fold hydrolase: MTEPLHHDVSGSGPVLLVMPGGAGHPMGLGPLTERLAARFTVVTYDPLGLAHGRLGLPVPEQRVADWSEGAHRVLEAVLPAGGTAYVLGTSSGGIAALDLLARHPGRLAHVVAHEPPCVTVLPDGAERRAELIGQLEGHGRPPAEGEAATPFGVFLARVLGPFTSHLPSFTAPPGGLTLAAGVDSRGQVLHRTATSLAERLGGAFLEFPGGHLGTVDHPVAFADLLTDTLRSSARTSA, translated from the coding sequence TTGACTGAACCGCTTCACCACGACGTCTCGGGCAGCGGTCCCGTGCTGCTGGTGATGCCGGGCGGGGCCGGGCATCCGATGGGGCTGGGGCCGCTGACCGAGCGGCTGGCCGCGCGGTTCACCGTGGTGACGTACGACCCGCTCGGGCTCGCCCACGGCCGGCTCGGCCTGCCGGTACCCGAGCAGCGGGTGGCGGACTGGAGCGAGGGCGCGCACCGGGTGCTGGAGGCGGTGCTTCCGGCAGGCGGGACCGCGTATGTGCTCGGGACCAGCTCCGGTGGGATCGCCGCCCTGGACCTGCTCGCCCGGCATCCCGGGCGGCTGGCGCACGTGGTCGCGCACGAACCGCCGTGCGTGACGGTGCTGCCGGACGGGGCGGAGCGGCGGGCCGAGCTGATCGGGCAGTTGGAGGGCCACGGGCGCCCGCCCGCGGAAGGCGAGGCGGCCACCCCGTTCGGGGTGTTCCTGGCGCGCGTGCTGGGCCCGTTCACGTCCCATCTGCCGTCCTTCACCGCTCCCCCGGGCGGGCTCACGCTCGCCGCCGGCGTCGACTCGCGCGGCCAGGTGCTGCACCGGACCGCCACGTCGCTCGCCGAACGGCTGGGCGGTGCCTTCCTGGAGTTCCCGGGCGGACACCTGGGTACGGTGGATCATCCGGTGGCGTTCGCGGACCTGCTCACCGACACATTGCGCTCCAGCGCGCGGACCTCGGCGTAG
- a CDS encoding isocitrate lyase/PEP mutase family protein, with amino-acid sequence MTAQPAVTTFPGLHHRPGEPLLLPNAWDHASAAALAARGFPAIGTTSLAVAAAAGLPDGAGATREQTLSLALTLGSEPYLLSVDAEDGFSRDPGEVAELAQELWAVGAAGVNLEDGLEPSDRLAAKIAAVKAAVPGLFVNARTDTYWSGDGDERDTLRRLDAYQQAGADGVFVPGLTDPGRITALVRRLDVPLNILYSPAGPTVAQLADLGVRRVSLGSLLYRRALGAALDAAADIAAGRTPGGTTPAYAEVRALERNVSVSRSANATG; translated from the coding sequence ATGACCGCACAGCCCGCCGTGACGACGTTCCCCGGACTCCACCACCGGCCCGGAGAGCCGCTGCTGCTGCCCAACGCCTGGGACCATGCCTCGGCCGCCGCGCTCGCCGCCCGGGGTTTCCCCGCGATCGGTACGACGAGCCTGGCCGTGGCGGCGGCCGCCGGTCTGCCCGACGGCGCGGGCGCGACCCGGGAACAGACGCTGAGCCTCGCCCTGACCCTCGGCTCGGAGCCGTATCTGCTCTCGGTCGACGCCGAGGACGGCTTCAGCCGGGATCCCGGCGAAGTGGCTGAGCTGGCACAGGAGTTGTGGGCCGTGGGGGCGGCCGGGGTCAACCTGGAGGACGGGCTGGAGCCGAGTGACCGGCTCGCGGCGAAGATCGCCGCCGTGAAGGCCGCCGTACCCGGCCTGTTCGTCAATGCCCGCACCGACACGTACTGGTCCGGGGACGGCGACGAACGGGACACCCTGCGGCGGCTCGACGCCTACCAACAGGCCGGTGCCGACGGGGTGTTCGTGCCCGGGCTGACCGACCCCGGGCGGATCACGGCGCTGGTCCGGCGGCTCGACGTCCCCCTCAACATCCTCTACTCGCCCGCCGGACCCACCGTCGCCCAGCTGGCCGACCTCGGTGTGCGCCGTGTCAGCCTGGGTTCGCTCCTCTATCGGCGGGCGCTCGGCGCGGCCCTGGACGCGGCGGCCGACATCGCCGCCGGACGCACCCCGGGCGGCACCACTCCCGCCTACGCCGAGGTCCGCGCGCTGGAGCGCAATGTGTCGGTGAGCAGGTCCGCGAACGCCACCGGATGA
- a CDS encoding DUF2264 domain-containing protein has product MELPAEDRALSPYTGYSRTHWEVAADALLAAVEPYATPDRALYHLPGDHVSQSGHLSDGLEGYARTLLLAAFRRDETALDRYADGLATGPGGVWPRIGHRGQPLVEAASVALALRLTRPLLWDRLDDSVRQRTADWLADALTAEPWPCNWELFPVTVGGFLAEIGHRPEAARKAIDRGLERIEGWYLGDGWYTDGDGRKFDYYNGWAMHLYTVVHAWLADDSELLSVYGRRLSCHLADYARLFGGDGAPLHQGRSLTYRFATAAPLWLGALIGQTPLAPGETRRLASGALRYFLDGGAVDERGLLPLGWLGPDESLVQNYSGPASPYWASKGFLGLLLPPEHQVWTATEEPGPADRADEVRPVAVPNWLLQSTRSDGLVRLHNHGSDDVRYDPYYTRLAYSTATTPHPVSYDNSVIVGGDPSRTGIEPLGTGAGWIASRHTVRDGITVTSLVVAEGAVEVRAHLVAGAAPGTPVRITGWAAPDGALRAELLPVSGLSEGLESLEGLTGETGAGGATLFVALARLTGEPDPRPLRDLVSVRVTVDDIDHGAREVSVRWVSGAEGVFRFTASDGRSGGSSWSVTPR; this is encoded by the coding sequence ATCGAACTGCCCGCCGAGGACCGTGCGTTGAGCCCGTACACCGGATACAGTCGCACCCACTGGGAGGTTGCCGCCGACGCCCTGCTGGCCGCGGTCGAGCCCTACGCCACCCCCGACCGCGCCCTCTACCACCTCCCCGGCGACCATGTGAGCCAGTCCGGCCACCTCTCGGACGGCCTGGAGGGGTACGCCCGTACGCTGCTGCTGGCCGCCTTCCGCCGCGACGAGACCGCGCTCGACCGCTACGCCGACGGCCTCGCCACCGGCCCCGGCGGGGTCTGGCCGCGCATCGGGCACCGCGGCCAGCCGCTCGTCGAGGCCGCGTCCGTCGCCCTCGCCCTGCGGCTGACCCGGCCGCTGCTGTGGGACCGGCTGGACGACTCCGTGCGGCAGCGCACCGCCGACTGGCTGGCGGACGCGCTCACCGCCGAACCCTGGCCGTGCAACTGGGAGTTGTTCCCCGTCACCGTCGGCGGCTTCCTGGCGGAGATCGGTCACCGGCCGGAAGCGGCGCGCAAGGCGATCGACCGTGGCCTGGAACGGATCGAGGGCTGGTACCTGGGCGACGGCTGGTACACCGACGGCGATGGCCGGAAGTTCGACTACTACAACGGCTGGGCGATGCACTTGTACACCGTCGTCCACGCATGGTTGGCGGACGACAGTGAACTGCTTTCTGTATACGGTCGACGGTTGTCATGTCACCTCGCCGACTACGCCCGCCTCTTCGGCGGCGACGGCGCCCCCCTCCACCAGGGCCGCTCCCTGACCTACCGCTTCGCGACGGCCGCCCCGCTCTGGCTCGGCGCCCTGATCGGCCAGACCCCCCTCGCCCCCGGTGAGACGCGACGCCTGGCCTCCGGCGCGCTGCGGTACTTCCTCGACGGCGGCGCGGTCGACGAGCGCGGTCTGCTCCCGCTCGGCTGGCTCGGCCCCGACGAGTCACTTGTGCAGAACTACTCGGGCCCGGCCTCCCCGTACTGGGCGAGCAAAGGGTTCCTCGGCCTGCTGCTGCCTCCGGAGCACCAGGTGTGGACGGCGACCGAGGAACCGGGCCCGGCCGACCGCGCCGACGAGGTGCGCCCGGTCGCCGTCCCCAACTGGCTGCTGCAGTCCACGCGTTCGGACGGCCTGGTCCGGCTGCACAACCACGGCAGTGACGACGTCCGCTACGACCCCTACTACACCCGGCTCGCCTACTCGACCGCGACGACGCCCCACCCGGTGTCGTACGACAACAGTGTGATCGTCGGCGGCGATCCGAGCCGGACGGGGATCGAGCCACTCGGCACGGGCGCGGGGTGGATCGCCTCCCGGCACACCGTGCGCGACGGGATCACCGTCACCAGTCTCGTGGTCGCCGAGGGCGCGGTGGAGGTGCGGGCCCATCTCGTGGCCGGGGCCGCGCCCGGGACGCCGGTGCGGATCACGGGATGGGCGGCACCGGACGGCGCCCTCCGTGCCGAACTGCTCCCGGTGTCGGGGCTGTCGGAGGGCCTGGAGAGCCTGGAGGGCCTGACCGGGGAGACCGGGGCCGGCGGGGCCACGCTGTTCGTGGCGCTGGCCCGGCTGACCGGCGAGCCGGATCCCCGGCCGCTCAGGGACCTGGTGTCCGTGCGAGTGACGGTGGACGACATCGATCACGGGGCTCGCGAGGTGAGCGTCCGCTGGGTGTCCGGCGCGGAGGGCGTCTTCCGGTTCACGGCGTCAGACGGGCGATCGGGAGGTTCGTCGTGGTCGGTGACACCCCGGTGA
- the mmuM gene encoding homocysteine S-methyltransferase, translating to MTSNASPSLVDALATRTVVLDGGMSNQLESAGYDLSDELWSARLLAERPEAITEAHLAYFRAGADVAITAGYQATFEGFARRGIGHEDAARLLALSVDLAREAARRAGDEGIDRPLWVAASVGPYGAMLADGSEYRGRYGLSVAELERFHRPRIEVLAAAAPDVLALETVPDADEGAALLGAVRGLGVPAWLSYTVDGRHTRAGQPLEEAFALAADVDEVIAVGVNCCAPRDVTPAVEIASRVTGKPVVVYPNSGEAWDAEARAWTGSTTFSAGQVKAWREAGARLIGGCCRVGPEGIAAIASGGFAESP from the coding sequence ATGACCAGCAACGCCTCCCCCAGCCTCGTCGACGCCCTCGCCACCAGGACGGTCGTGCTCGACGGCGGCATGTCCAACCAGCTGGAGTCGGCCGGGTACGACCTGAGCGACGAGCTGTGGTCGGCGCGGCTGCTCGCCGAGCGGCCGGAAGCGATCACGGAGGCGCATCTCGCCTACTTCCGGGCGGGCGCGGACGTGGCCATCACGGCCGGCTACCAGGCCACCTTCGAGGGCTTCGCACGGCGCGGCATCGGGCACGAGGACGCGGCGCGGCTGCTCGCGCTGAGCGTGGACCTGGCGCGAGAGGCCGCCCGGCGGGCCGGGGACGAGGGCATCGACCGCCCGCTGTGGGTGGCGGCCTCGGTCGGGCCGTACGGGGCGATGCTCGCGGACGGCTCCGAGTACCGGGGCCGGTACGGGCTGAGCGTGGCCGAGCTGGAGCGCTTTCACCGGCCGCGCATCGAGGTGCTGGCCGCCGCCGCGCCGGACGTCCTCGCGCTGGAGACGGTGCCGGACGCCGACGAGGGCGCCGCGCTGCTCGGCGCGGTGCGCGGGCTGGGGGTGCCGGCATGGCTTTCGTATACGGTCGACGGTCGGCACACGCGTGCCGGGCAGCCCCTGGAGGAGGCCTTCGCCCTGGCCGCCGACGTGGACGAGGTGATCGCGGTGGGCGTGAACTGCTGTGCACCACGGGACGTGACACCCGCGGTGGAGATCGCATCCAGGGTCACCGGCAAGCCGGTCGTGGTCTATCCGAACAGCGGGGAGGCCTGGGACGCCGAGGCGCGCGCCTGGACGGGGAGTACGACGTTCAGCGCCGGGCAGGTCAAGGCGTGGCGGGAGGCGGGGGCGCGGTTGATCGGGGGGTGCTGCCGGGTGGGGCCGGAGGGTATCGCGGCGATTGCCTCCGGCGGTTTCGCGGAATCGCCGTAG
- a CDS encoding carboxylesterase/lipase family protein, whose protein sequence is MTEDRTGPVVRTPHGAVRGRYEQGIAVFRGIPYAAPPVGPLRFRPPEPPGPWDGVRDAGAFGPTAPKPPYSEAFAQYLSDPEIPGDDCLNLNVWTPEPYPGARLPVLLWLHGGALTRGSSAVTVYDGSTFARDGVVCVSINYRLGVEGYGLFPDAPPNPGLRDQLAALRWVHETIGAFGGDPDRITLCGQSAGAISAGVLLAAPQTRGLIRRAVLQSGPPEVAERAKVRRMVRRMATRLKIPATAEAFAAVDRDLLLRTQAEVGRLSSPVLGGPAFGIVVDDDLVPRDPLRALIDGDAAPGVELLMGWTRDEYRLWLVPGGLLEHVDRLGPVSLAGAMARCRAGHEVPRGYRALHPDAGTAEIVGQMVTDHLLRIPLHRLADSRPGLSYLYEFAWPSGRPSLGACHALELGFVFDSGATPESKKLAGEGAPQELCDAMHGAWVRFAATGDPGWEPWDASHPVRIFGDGIPYTASGPRDAEFALWATATTVPEPAPAPDTDTRAPGTELAAAVRRLRRSVGARRR, encoded by the coding sequence ATGACGGAAGACCGGACAGGCCCCGTGGTCAGGACGCCCCACGGGGCCGTACGCGGCCGGTACGAGCAGGGGATCGCGGTGTTCCGGGGCATCCCGTACGCCGCCCCGCCCGTCGGCCCCCTCCGGTTCCGGCCGCCGGAGCCGCCCGGACCCTGGGACGGCGTACGCGATGCCGGCGCCTTCGGTCCGACCGCGCCGAAACCGCCGTACTCCGAGGCGTTCGCCCAGTACCTGTCCGACCCCGAGATCCCCGGCGACGACTGCCTCAACCTCAACGTATGGACCCCCGAGCCATACCCCGGCGCCCGGCTCCCCGTCCTCCTCTGGCTCCACGGCGGCGCCCTGACCAGGGGCTCCTCCGCCGTCACCGTCTACGACGGCAGCACCTTCGCCCGGGACGGCGTCGTCTGCGTCTCCATCAACTACCGGCTGGGCGTGGAGGGTTACGGACTCTTCCCCGACGCACCCCCGAACCCCGGACTCCGCGACCAGCTCGCCGCCCTGCGCTGGGTCCACGAGACGATCGGCGCCTTCGGTGGCGACCCCGACCGGATCACCCTGTGCGGACAGTCGGCCGGCGCCATCAGTGCCGGAGTCCTGCTCGCCGCCCCCCAGACCCGCGGCCTGATCCGGCGGGCGGTGCTGCAGAGCGGCCCGCCCGAGGTCGCCGAGCGCGCCAAGGTACGCCGGATGGTGCGCCGTATGGCCACCCGCCTGAAGATTCCCGCCACTGCCGAAGCCTTCGCCGCCGTCGACCGTGACCTGCTGCTGCGCACCCAGGCCGAGGTCGGCCGGCTCAGCAGCCCGGTGCTGGGCGGACCCGCCTTCGGGATCGTCGTCGACGACGACCTCGTCCCCCGCGACCCCCTGCGGGCGCTCATCGACGGCGACGCCGCCCCGGGCGTGGAACTGCTCATGGGCTGGACCCGGGACGAGTACCGGCTGTGGCTGGTGCCCGGCGGACTCCTCGAACACGTCGACCGGCTCGGCCCCGTCTCCCTGGCCGGCGCCATGGCCCGCTGCCGCGCCGGCCACGAGGTGCCCCGCGGCTACCGCGCCCTGCACCCCGACGCCGGCACCGCCGAGATCGTCGGCCAGATGGTCACCGACCACCTGCTGCGCATCCCGCTGCACCGCCTCGCCGACTCCCGCCCCGGCCTCTCCTACCTCTACGAGTTCGCCTGGCCGTCCGGCCGCCCGTCCCTCGGTGCCTGCCACGCCCTGGAACTGGGCTTCGTCTTCGACTCCGGCGCCACACCCGAATCGAAGAAGCTGGCGGGCGAGGGCGCCCCGCAGGAGCTGTGCGACGCGATGCACGGGGCGTGGGTACGCTTCGCCGCGACCGGCGACCCCGGCTGGGAGCCCTGGGACGCCTCGCATCCGGTACGGATCTTCGGCGACGGTATCCCGTACACCGCATCCGGGCCGCGAGATGCGGAATTCGCCCTCTGGGCGACCGCCACCACCGTCCCCGAACCCGCCCCGGCCCCGGACACCGACACTCGGGCCCCCGGAACGGAACTGGCAGCAGCGGTACGCCGCCTACGGCGTTCGGTAGGCGCCAGACGCCGTTGA
- a CDS encoding VOC family protein: MDAVPPLLDHLVLATPDLAATVADFARRTGVTPVPGGVHVGLGTRNHLVGLGGRSYLEILGPDPEQPEPAGPRPFGVDRLAGPRTLTWAISPADLDAAITTARARGYDPGPARLMSRRTPDGTVLRWRLTDGDHAHPSGLVPFLIDWGDSRHPAASGLPVTPLLEMTAAVPDPEEVRGPLAALNTGLTLAPGPVALTFTVGTPNGPVTFG; the protein is encoded by the coding sequence ATGGACGCCGTTCCCCCGCTCCTGGACCATCTCGTCCTCGCCACGCCCGACCTGGCGGCGACGGTCGCCGACTTCGCGCGGCGGACCGGGGTGACGCCCGTCCCCGGCGGTGTGCATGTCGGGCTCGGCACACGCAACCATCTGGTGGGGCTGGGCGGCCGGAGCTATCTGGAGATCCTCGGCCCCGACCCCGAGCAGCCCGAGCCCGCCGGGCCACGGCCGTTCGGAGTCGACCGGCTGGCCGGGCCGCGCACGCTGACCTGGGCGATCAGTCCGGCCGACCTGGATGCGGCGATCACGACGGCTCGCGCGAGGGGCTACGACCCGGGGCCCGCGCGTCTGATGAGCCGCCGCACGCCGGACGGTACCGTGCTGCGGTGGCGACTGACCGACGGCGATCACGCGCATCCCTCCGGTCTGGTCCCGTTCCTGATCGACTGGGGCGACTCCCGCCACCCGGCCGCCTCGGGCCTGCCGGTCACGCCACTGCTGGAGATGACCGCGGCGGTCCCGGACCCGGAGGAGGTGCGCGGCCCGCTCGCGGCCCTGAACACCGGGCTGACACTCGCCCCGGGGCCGGTCGCGCTCACCTTCACCGTGGGCACCCCCAACGGACCGGTCACCTTCGGCTGA
- a CDS encoding VOC family protein, protein MTARFAVIGVVASDLAASLAFYRRLGLAFPPGAEEQPHVEAELPGGLVLALDTEATVRSFHSGWRPPQGGGRVGLAFRCDSPAEVDALYEDLVAAGHHGELKPWDAFWGQRYATVHDPDGNGVDLFAPLPAAE, encoded by the coding sequence ATGACTGCACGATTCGCCGTGATCGGCGTGGTGGCCTCCGACCTGGCCGCCTCCCTCGCCTTCTACCGTCGCCTCGGACTGGCCTTCCCTCCCGGTGCCGAGGAACAGCCGCATGTCGAGGCCGAGTTGCCCGGCGGGCTGGTCCTCGCCCTGGACACCGAGGCAACCGTCCGCTCCTTCCACTCCGGCTGGCGCCCGCCCCAGGGCGGCGGGCGCGTGGGGCTCGCCTTCCGGTGCGACTCGCCCGCCGAGGTCGACGCCCTGTACGAGGACCTGGTGGCCGCCGGCCACCACGGGGAGCTGAAGCCGTGGGACGCGTTCTGGGGACAGCGGTACGCCACCGTGCACGACCCCGACGGCAACGGCGTCGACCTGTTCGCGCCGCTACCCGCCGCCGAGTAG
- a CDS encoding helix-turn-helix transcriptional regulator: MYAERASRLTGAVVWTNTPDGAGGGPVLPDGCMDLLWSEGRLLVAGPDTRPYVPEGPPRSWAGVRFYPGTAPALLGVPAHELRDLRVDLADLWPSARVRRLCEGVEAAPDPVAALEDIALGRAARTTAPDPLLGRLVERLDEGRPVAATAAELGVGTRTLHRRCLSAFGYGPKALARILRLQRALALARAGTPYAETALRAGYADQPHLAREVRELTGMPLGTLLGGG; encoded by the coding sequence GTGTACGCGGAGCGGGCGTCCCGGCTGACAGGCGCGGTCGTGTGGACGAACACCCCGGATGGGGCCGGTGGCGGGCCCGTGCTGCCCGACGGCTGCATGGATCTGCTGTGGAGCGAGGGCCGGCTGCTGGTCGCGGGCCCCGACACCCGCCCCTACGTCCCCGAGGGCCCACCCCGCTCCTGGGCAGGCGTCCGCTTCTACCCCGGCACCGCACCCGCGCTGCTCGGCGTACCCGCGCACGAACTGCGCGATCTGCGGGTCGACTTGGCCGACCTGTGGCCCTCCGCCCGGGTCCGGCGACTGTGTGAGGGGGTGGAGGCGGCGCCCGACCCGGTGGCGGCACTGGAGGACATCGCCCTGGGCCGGGCCGCGCGGACCACGGCCCCCGACCCGCTGCTGGGCCGGCTGGTGGAGCGCCTGGACGAGGGCCGCCCGGTGGCCGCCACGGCCGCCGAACTCGGCGTCGGCACCCGCACGTTGCACCGCCGCTGCCTGAGCGCGTTCGGCTACGGCCCCAAGGCGCTGGCCCGCATCCTGCGTCTGCAACGGGCGCTGGCGCTGGCCCGTGCCGGGACGCCCTACGCCGAGACGGCCCTGCGTGCCGGGTATGCGGACCAGCCTCATCTCGCCCGTGAGGTGAGGGAGTTGACGGGCATGCCGCTCGGGACGCTACTCGGCGGCGGGTAG